A stretch of Pogona vitticeps strain Pit_001003342236 chromosome 5, PviZW2.1, whole genome shotgun sequence DNA encodes these proteins:
- the LOC110084764 gene encoding glioma pathogenesis-related protein 1 isoform X2, giving the protein MASVCLCVGALVFLNLFVCCNFYTKDTVPGIEDQRFIEECVRVHNNFRSNVNPPASNMKRMSWDHQLAITAKDWAKNCQFVHNPDLMVPHKAHSQFANVGENIWAGSLTSFNVTLALTNWFDETSSYEYDTQKCDKICGHYTQMVWATSYRVGCAAQFCPKLQNYTGSDAVLFICDYGPALRALERTLQLRIQR; this is encoded by the exons ATGGCAAGTGTCTGCCTATGCGTCGGGGCCTTGGTATTCCTGAATCTCTTTGTTTGCTGCAACTTTTACACCAAAGATACTGTGCCAGGTATTGAAGATCAGCGGTTCATTGAGGAATGTGTCCGAGTGCACAACAATTTCAGATCCAATgtgaatccaccagccagcaacATGAAACGGATG AGCTGGGACCATCAGCTAGCAATAACTGCCAAAGACTGGGCAAAGAATTGTCAATTTGTACATAATCCTGATCTAATGGTGCCACATAAGGCCCACTCTCAATTTGCTAACGTTGGAGAAAATATTTGGGCAGGTTCCCTGACAAGTTTTAATGTGACCTTAGCGCTCACAAATTGGTTTGATGAAACCTCGTCTTATGAATATGACACTCAAAAGTGTGACAAGATATGTGGACATTACACTCAG ATGGTTTGGGCAACAAGCTACAGAGTTGGTTGTGCTGCTCAATTCTGCCCTAAACTGCAAAACTACACTGGATCGGACGCTGTGCTCTTCATTTGTGACTACGGCCCTGC gcttcgtgctctggagaggacactccagcttcgcatacagcgttga
- the LOC110084764 gene encoding glioma pathogenesis-related protein 1 isoform X1: protein MASVCLCVGALVFLNLFVCCNFYTKDTVPGIEDQRFIEECVRVHNNFRSNVNPPASNMKRMSWDHQLAITAKDWAKNCQFVHNPDLMVPHKAHSQFANVGENIWAGSLTSFNVTLALTNWFDETSSYEYDTQKCDKICGHYTQMVWATSYRVGCAAQFCPKLQNYTGSDAVLFICDYGPAGNFPTQPYKTGEPCSQCGRKACHDKLCDTDGSKSFYINPFLLLMTTAVILLRSITPE, encoded by the exons ATGGCAAGTGTCTGCCTATGCGTCGGGGCCTTGGTATTCCTGAATCTCTTTGTTTGCTGCAACTTTTACACCAAAGATACTGTGCCAGGTATTGAAGATCAGCGGTTCATTGAGGAATGTGTCCGAGTGCACAACAATTTCAGATCCAATgtgaatccaccagccagcaacATGAAACGGATG AGCTGGGACCATCAGCTAGCAATAACTGCCAAAGACTGGGCAAAGAATTGTCAATTTGTACATAATCCTGATCTAATGGTGCCACATAAGGCCCACTCTCAATTTGCTAACGTTGGAGAAAATATTTGGGCAGGTTCCCTGACAAGTTTTAATGTGACCTTAGCGCTCACAAATTGGTTTGATGAAACCTCGTCTTATGAATATGACACTCAAAAGTGTGACAAGATATGTGGACATTACACTCAG ATGGTTTGGGCAACAAGCTACAGAGTTGGTTGTGCTGCTCAATTCTGCCCTAAACTGCAAAACTACACTGGATCGGACGCTGTGCTCTTCATTTGTGACTACGGCCCTGC TGGGAATTTCCCAACTCAGCCATATAAAACTGGAGAACCATGCAGTCAGTGTGGTAGAAAAGCATGTCACGACAAACTCTGTG ATACTGATGGGAGCAAGTCTTTCTACATAAACCCATTTTTACTTTTAATGACAACTGCAGTGATTTTGCTTCGTAGCATTACCCCAGAATGA